The proteins below are encoded in one region of Fimbriimonadaceae bacterium:
- a CDS encoding carbon-nitrogen hydrolase family protein — protein MRLACVQCDLEFDSPAKNAAFCAEKVRALAADESCDFFVFPEAFLTGYCVASADEALQIALPFETDAGGDLCSGHDSLATLIAAARETKTYLVCGFIGLESERLYNCALFARPDGTAGIYRKTHLPVLGADRFMTAGRELPVFETPFGRVGTLICFDQRLPEPTRALALRGADLVVLPTNWPVGAEVAATHISIARAAENRIFFASCNRVGQEKGFTFIGQSGVYGLDGTTLAKAGREAEDLIVDLDLSLARQKRRIVVPGEYETDAFGARQPELYGILGETAAESGATRPQGN, from the coding sequence ATGCGACTGGCTTGCGTGCAGTGCGACCTGGAGTTCGACTCTCCCGCCAAGAACGCGGCGTTCTGTGCCGAAAAAGTCCGGGCCTTGGCCGCTGACGAGAGTTGCGACTTTTTCGTCTTCCCCGAAGCCTTCCTTACGGGCTACTGCGTGGCAAGCGCGGACGAGGCCCTTCAGATCGCACTCCCCTTCGAGACCGACGCGGGCGGTGACCTTTGCTCCGGGCACGACAGCCTCGCCACCCTTATCGCTGCGGCAAGAGAGACCAAGACGTACCTGGTGTGCGGATTCATCGGCTTAGAGAGCGAGCGGCTCTACAACTGCGCCCTCTTTGCCCGGCCGGACGGGACGGCGGGGATCTACCGGAAGACGCACCTCCCCGTCCTTGGGGCGGACCGGTTCATGACTGCTGGCCGGGAGTTGCCCGTCTTCGAGACGCCCTTCGGCCGGGTCGGCACGCTGATCTGCTTTGACCAACGCTTGCCCGAGCCCACCCGGGCCCTCGCGCTTCGCGGCGCCGACCTCGTGGTCCTCCCCACGAACTGGCCGGTCGGGGCCGAGGTCGCGGCCACCCACATCTCGATCGCCCGCGCCGCCGAGAACCGCATCTTCTTTGCCTCCTGCAACCGGGTCGGCCAAGAGAAGGGCTTCACCTTCATCGGGCAAAGCGGGGTCTACGGCCTTGACGGCACGACCCTCGCCAAGGCCGGCCGGGAAGCCGAAGACCTGATCGTCGACCTTGACCTTTCGCTCGCCCGACAGAAGCGGCGCATCGTCGTCCCCGGCGAATATGAGACGGACGCCTTTGGCGCGCGACAACCAGAACTCTACGGGATCTTGGGCGAGACCGCGGCCGAATCCGGCGCGACGAGGCCCCAGGGGAACTAG
- a CDS encoding PEP-CTERM sorting domain-containing protein (PEP-CTERM proteins occur, often in large numbers, in the proteomes of bacteria that also encode an exosortase, a predicted intramembrane cysteine proteinase. The presence of a PEP-CTERM domain at a protein's C-terminus predicts cleavage within the sorting domain, followed by covalent anchoring to some some component of the (usually Gram-negative) cell surface. Many PEP-CTERM proteins exhibit an unusual sequence composition that includes large numbers of potential glycosylation sites. Expression of one such protein has been shown restore the ability of a bacterium to form floc, a type of biofilm.): MKNLSLVVFAALGAASNAQNLVGTYTWSANGHTYSLYETPGGMSYLDATAFAEAQGGYLATLVTEDENREVVGSFSNFPTTCYLGGFQPEGETDPNANWQWVTGEAWSFSNWNAGEPNDFGGPGQEQYLQVYADGTWNDISNDYPGFNVGFMVETVPEPVTILAAALGGAALLTRKRRG, translated from the coding sequence ATGAAAAACCTGTCTCTCGTAGTCTTTGCGGCCCTTGGTGCCGCTTCTAACGCCCAGAACCTCGTCGGCACCTACACTTGGAGTGCCAACGGCCACACCTATTCCCTTTACGAGACGCCCGGCGGCATGTCCTACCTTGACGCGACGGCTTTCGCCGAAGCGCAGGGGGGCTATCTGGCGACCCTCGTCACCGAGGACGAAAACCGTGAGGTCGTCGGCTCCTTCAGCAACTTTCCCACGACCTGCTACCTCGGCGGGTTCCAGCCGGAAGGCGAGACCGATCCCAACGCGAACTGGCAGTGGGTGACGGGCGAGGCGTGGTCCTTCTCGAACTGGAACGCCGGCGAACCGAACGACTTCGGCGGGCCGGGCCAGGAGCAGTACCTGCAAGTCTATGCGGACGGCACCTGGAACGACATCTCAAACGACTACCCTGGCTTTAACGTCGGCTTCATGGTCGAGACGGTTCCGGAGCCCGTCACGATCCTGGCCGCCGCCCTGGGCGGGGCGGCCCTCCTCACGCGCAAGCGCCGAGGCTGA
- a CDS encoding dihydrodipicolinate synthase family protein, whose translation MTLPEKLIVPLVTPFTDDSTSLSEVRVARLVRFYAELGAAGFLVGSSAGEPWSLSLSERKQMLEWTMREARGMPVYVDATAMTTAAVIDLCQSAERHGARGAVYGAPWFGGHSEGEIDSLIRSVNRHGNLPTAFIGKANENHGQLESHIVIEPVVYKHATTEEVRLPEGTVSPLAVFGLERMAAFVESWAKLQLRIRATFSQSGTHRVARLVLKELGQECGPHRGPTQAPVGQAREMITALLTAG comes from the coding sequence GTGACACTCCCCGAAAAGCTCATCGTTCCGCTCGTCACGCCGTTCACGGACGATTCGACTTCGCTGAGCGAGGTGCGGGTCGCACGCCTCGTCCGCTTCTATGCCGAGCTAGGCGCGGCGGGCTTCCTCGTCGGGAGCTCGGCAGGGGAACCCTGGTCGCTCTCGCTCAGCGAGCGCAAGCAAATGCTCGAATGGACGATGCGCGAGGCTCGTGGCATGCCCGTCTATGTCGACGCGACCGCCATGACGACGGCGGCGGTGATCGACCTCTGCCAGAGCGCCGAACGGCACGGGGCGCGCGGCGCCGTTTATGGGGCGCCGTGGTTTGGCGGCCACTCGGAGGGAGAGATCGATTCCCTGATCCGCTCGGTGAACCGCCACGGGAACCTGCCGACCGCCTTTATCGGCAAGGCGAACGAAAACCACGGCCAGTTGGAGAGCCATATCGTGATCGAGCCCGTCGTCTATAAGCACGCGACGACCGAGGAAGTCCGCTTGCCAGAGGGCACCGTCTCGCCCCTGGCCGTCTTCGGCTTGGAGCGGATGGCAGCATTCGTCGAGAGTTGGGCGAAGCTCCAACTCCGAATCCGCGCGACGTTCTCGCAGAGCGGAACGCACCGCGTCGCGAGGTTGGTCCTCAAGGAGCTGGGCCAGGAGTGCGGCCCTCACCGGGGCCCGACCCAGGCACCCGTCGGACAGGCGAGGGAGATGATCACGGCGCTCCTGACGGCGGGCTAG
- a CDS encoding class I SAM-dependent methyltransferase: MQFGREAEKYVTSSVHADAAALAALVDLLKPAGGWLLDVGTGTGHTGLAFAPHVTRVVASDLTPQMLRVTGRTAQEQGVANLALVLAAAERAPFRNGAFDYVTSRTAAHHFDDVAAFLRESVRVLAPGGVFLLVDTIGADDEEADGLLDELERRRDPSHRRNLTLAKWRSLSENAGLRVESATVVPKRIALTEWLERMSVAPEERRSVTAMIAESTGAFRDYLAPGHDFFHLAELTLLARKPK; this comes from the coding sequence GTGCAGTTCGGTCGCGAGGCCGAGAAGTACGTGACGAGCAGCGTCCATGCGGACGCTGCAGCGCTTGCCGCCCTGGTCGACCTGTTGAAGCCTGCGGGAGGCTGGTTGCTCGACGTGGGGACCGGGACGGGCCACACCGGTCTTGCCTTCGCCCCGCACGTCACGCGCGTGGTCGCGAGCGACCTCACCCCACAGATGCTCCGCGTGACAGGGCGCACAGCCCAAGAACAGGGCGTTGCGAACCTGGCGCTTGTTCTGGCTGCCGCCGAACGCGCGCCCTTCCGAAACGGGGCGTTTGACTACGTCACAAGCCGCACCGCCGCCCACCACTTTGACGACGTCGCTGCCTTCCTCCGGGAATCGGTGCGGGTGCTCGCCCCGGGCGGGGTCTTTCTCCTCGTTGACACGATCGGGGCGGACGATGAAGAGGCGGACGGGCTTCTGGACGAGCTGGAGCGACGGCGCGACCCGAGCCACCGAAGGAACCTGACGCTGGCAAAGTGGCGCTCTCTTTCGGAGAATGCGGGCCTGCGGGTCGAATCGGCCACCGTCGTTCCGAAGCGGATAGCCCTGACGGAATGGCTCGAACGGATGAGCGTCGCACCGGAGGAGCGGCGAAGCGTGACCGCCATGATCGCCGAGTCAACGGGGGCGTTCCGCGACTACCTTGCCCCGGGGCACGACTTCTTCCATCTCGCTGAACTGACCCTTCTCGCGAGGAAGCCAAAGTGA
- the rplI gene encoding 50S ribosomal protein L9, with translation MKVILKQSVPKVGKEGQVVNVKDGFARNYLFPRGIAIVADKAQMGVLDRRNARLEAKLAETKSDAEKLRDVLHGKVLEIEGQVAKGSTKLFGAITSQDIADAIKANFGVDFEKKVVLLAQPIKQLGNHTVDLDVHRLVDIRMTVHVFDPEALAAAKAKAAADAANAPKPKVEAPVEAEAADAAETPEEEA, from the coding sequence ATGAAGGTTATTCTAAAGCAGTCGGTGCCGAAAGTCGGCAAAGAGGGTCAGGTCGTCAATGTGAAGGACGGCTTTGCCCGTAACTATCTTTTCCCCCGGGGCATTGCCATCGTGGCCGATAAGGCGCAGATGGGCGTGCTCGACCGCCGCAACGCCCGGCTCGAGGCGAAGCTCGCCGAGACGAAGTCGGACGCGGAGAAGCTCCGCGACGTGCTCCACGGCAAAGTCCTCGAGATTGAAGGCCAGGTCGCCAAGGGCTCTACGAAGCTGTTCGGCGCCATCACGAGCCAAGACATTGCGGACGCGATCAAGGCGAACTTCGGCGTCGACTTCGAAAAGAAGGTGGTGCTCCTCGCCCAGCCGATCAAGCAGCTTGGAAACCACACGGTCGACCTCGACGTCCACCGCCTGGTCGATATCCGGATGACGGTCCACGTCTTCGACCCTGAGGCCCTCGCGGCCGCCAAGGCGAAGGCGGCGGCCGACGCCGCGAACGCCCCGAAGCCGAAGGTCGAAGCCCCCGTCGAGGCGGAAGCCGCCGACGCGGCCGAGACTCCGGAAGAAGAAGCCTAG
- a CDS encoding MCE family protein codes for MASAWKVGAFVLVFVGLLVAAFALLQRSIFAKPTAPYSAVFVDAGGLTPGSLVMMSGVVIGKVETVELSKPGQAVARLSIEKAHKIPVGSVAILPRSFVALGEQRLEITPPEQLGEYLQPGATIPGRLGNPLDSLAPGAEGTLLEINKTLVSIRGLLEDEELKGDVTNLMKEVTDTTKKFGNLAQRVDGLVAANSTQFSSLLTTTRGMLVNLQAVSAEVRRMVSSGELEGKAGALLDNLNAAVTQGRGLVSDLQAFANDPKMRASIDETLVNVQQMSASGARIATDAEVMAKNGVTVSEETATLMKKANKIADDVEDLVQKFNQTVGRISERGSSLIKGVEVEAGLTRESNPGRFRSDLNVRFPVGEQNVVAGLYDAFESNRINLQMERLFGTSLGLRYGVYASKPGLGVDYAIAPKIGLRADGYGLNDPRLDLRLRYDFGGGISGWGGVEDLFGGNKAAIGVTIRR; via the coding sequence ATGGCATCGGCTTGGAAGGTAGGCGCTTTCGTGCTGGTGTTCGTCGGCCTGCTCGTGGCGGCGTTCGCCCTTCTCCAACGCAGCATCTTCGCAAAGCCGACCGCCCCCTATTCGGCGGTGTTCGTCGACGCGGGCGGCCTCACTCCGGGATCCTTGGTGATGATGTCCGGCGTGGTGATCGGCAAGGTTGAGACTGTCGAACTCTCGAAACCGGGCCAAGCAGTGGCCAGGCTATCGATCGAGAAGGCCCACAAGATCCCGGTCGGCAGCGTGGCTATCTTGCCGAGATCATTCGTGGCCCTGGGAGAGCAGCGGTTGGAGATCACGCCGCCAGAGCAATTGGGCGAATATCTACAGCCCGGTGCCACGATCCCGGGCAGGCTGGGCAACCCCTTGGACAGCCTCGCGCCCGGGGCCGAGGGAACGCTGCTCGAGATCAACAAGACGCTCGTCTCCATCCGAGGGTTGCTCGAGGACGAAGAGCTCAAGGGCGACGTGACCAACCTCATGAAGGAGGTCACCGACACGACGAAGAAGTTTGGGAACCTGGCCCAGCGCGTTGACGGACTCGTCGCGGCAAACTCGACCCAGTTCTCCAGCCTCCTTACGACAACCCGGGGCATGCTGGTGAACCTGCAGGCGGTCAGCGCAGAGGTCCGCCGGATGGTGAGCAGCGGGGAACTGGAGGGGAAGGCCGGCGCCCTCCTGGATAATTTAAACGCGGCCGTGACCCAGGGGCGGGGCCTGGTCAGCGACCTGCAGGCCTTCGCCAACGACCCCAAGATGAGGGCTTCCATCGACGAGACCTTGGTGAACGTGCAGCAGATGAGCGCTAGCGGGGCCAGGATCGCCACGGACGCGGAGGTCATGGCGAAGAACGGCGTCACCGTGAGCGAGGAGACCGCCACCTTGATGAAGAAGGCCAACAAGATCGCGGACGACGTGGAAGATTTGGTCCAGAAGTTCAACCAGACCGTCGGCCGGATCAGCGAGCGGGGCTCCAGCCTGATCAAAGGGGTCGAGGTGGAGGCGGGGCTCACGAGGGAATCGAACCCGGGCCGCTTCCGGAGCGACCTGAACGTCCGGTTCCCGGTCGGGGAGCAGAACGTGGTGGCTGGGCTCTATGACGCCTTCGAATCCAACCGGATCAACCTGCAAATGGAACGGTTGTTCGGCACTTCACTGGGGCTTCGGTACGGAGTTTACGCAAGCAAGCCCGGACTCGGGGTAGATTACGCGATCGCGCCCAAAATTGGATTGCGAGCGGACGGCTATGGGTTGAACGACCCTCGGCTTGACCTCCGGCTCCGCTACGACTTTGGCGGCGGGATCTCGGGCTGGGGCGGTGTGGAAGACCTGTTCGGCGGCAACAAAGCCGCGATCGGGGTCACGATCCGCCGCTAG
- a CDS encoding arsenate reductase ArsC, whose product MPEPYRLLVICTGNRARSQMAEGFLRHYAKGRFEVLSAGTWPKGVHPIAIEVMQEVGIDISNQTSDHVAEYQDRKIDCAVTVCDAAKEACPVFPNAVKKVHHSFPDPDQPGSHEEVRALFRTLRDQIGEWAKGFAEETAAEIGAAPAASEDV is encoded by the coding sequence ATGCCCGAACCTTACCGCCTCCTCGTCATCTGCACCGGAAACCGGGCGCGCTCGCAAATGGCAGAGGGGTTCCTGCGGCATTACGCCAAGGGCCGGTTCGAAGTCTTGAGCGCGGGGACCTGGCCCAAGGGGGTCCACCCGATCGCGATAGAGGTGATGCAGGAAGTCGGCATCGACATTTCGAACCAGACTTCCGACCACGTGGCGGAATACCAGGACCGCAAGATCGACTGCGCGGTGACCGTCTGCGACGCGGCCAAGGAGGCCTGCCCCGTCTTCCCGAATGCGGTGAAAAAAGTCCACCACAGCTTCCCCGACCCGGACCAGCCAGGCAGCCACGAAGAGGTCCGCGCCCTCTTCCGCACCCTCCGCGACCAGATCGGCGAATGGGCCAAGGGCTTCGCCGAAGAGACCGCCGCGGAAATCGGCGCGGCTCCTGCCGCGTCAGAAGACGTATGA
- a CDS encoding TlpA family protein disulfide reductase, protein MTLAALALLSLRPDLKFGMPAPPLQPFEWVGGSAPSLGAKPRVVFFWATWCPYCRQSLPVLRGLKERYRDRVDFIALNVRDQDKESPDSSVYVSRISAWVKWMGQLFPFQTGIDGPRKEVQAAYLDASGSQGVPAAFVMDAAGTFVWRGHPMDRLGEVLERVLAGAWTATDALAREAEEKGADQHVKALVTEAGNALAEGKREKAAAIVKAGAETVPAWLQNDFRLAWLDAQVAQGSPAAWSDARSLVEGPFAEKPEYLYLVGVTILRAPAIAKDPDYGLAARALHKSFEANGGWDAPMLAQAAEAAHMAKNKGDAVAWQKRVVQIYREMGGAADPRELPKAERALARYEQAGG, encoded by the coding sequence ATGACCCTCGCGGCCCTCGCCCTTCTCAGCCTCCGGCCCGACCTGAAGTTCGGGATGCCGGCCCCGCCCTTGCAACCGTTCGAGTGGGTCGGCGGGAGCGCGCCGAGCCTGGGCGCCAAGCCGCGCGTCGTCTTCTTTTGGGCGACTTGGTGCCCCTATTGCCGCCAGAGCCTGCCCGTTCTGCGCGGCTTGAAGGAACGCTATCGCGACCGAGTGGACTTTATCGCCCTCAATGTTAGGGACCAGGACAAGGAGTCCCCCGATTCCTCCGTTTATGTCAGTCGGATCTCCGCGTGGGTGAAATGGATGGGCCAGCTCTTCCCGTTCCAGACCGGGATCGACGGGCCGCGGAAGGAAGTCCAAGCGGCTTACCTTGACGCCTCGGGCTCCCAGGGCGTCCCGGCCGCTTTCGTGATGGATGCCGCTGGCACGTTCGTTTGGCGAGGGCATCCCATGGACCGTCTTGGCGAAGTTCTGGAACGCGTCCTGGCGGGCGCGTGGACGGCCACCGACGCCCTCGCCCGCGAGGCCGAGGAGAAGGGCGCAGACCAGCACGTGAAGGCGCTTGTGACGGAGGCGGGGAACGCCCTCGCCGAGGGCAAGCGGGAGAAGGCCGCGGCGATAGTCAAGGCAGGGGCGGAGACGGTGCCTGCCTGGTTGCAGAACGACTTCCGACTGGCTTGGCTGGACGCGCAAGTGGCCCAAGGTTCGCCCGCCGCTTGGAGCGACGCTCGGAGCCTGGTCGAAGGGCCCTTCGCCGAGAAGCCGGAGTACCTCTACCTGGTCGGGGTCACGATCCTTCGCGCGCCCGCGATCGCCAAAGATCCGGACTACGGGCTGGCCGCCAGGGCCCTGCACAAGTCGTTCGAGGCGAACGGCGGCTGGGACGCGCCGATGCTGGCCCAGGCGGCGGAAGCCGCCCATATGGCGAAGAATAAGGGGGACGCGGTCGCCTGGCAGAAGCGGGTTGTGCAGATCTACCGCGAGATGGGCGGCGCCGCCGACCCGCGCGAACTGCCGAAGGCGGAGCGTGCCCTCGCCCGATACGAGCAGGCGGGCGGCTAG
- a CDS encoding class II aldolase/adducin family protein, producing the protein MKSELQLRAAVCEVGRRLWQRGLIGACEGNLSVRLSPQRLLCTPRGTSKGHLKPDDLCVIDLKGQPVGDSPAPSSEIKLHLVAYAVRPDCQAVVHAHPPVATAFTLAGETIPDNLLPEAGYVLGSVADVPFAFPGTEEVPEAIRPYLEDHKTFLLSHHGAVVLGRDIYDAYDRMETLERIATVIKHARELGATRPMPEAAFDRLLEVALSGRLD; encoded by the coding sequence GTGAAGTCGGAGTTGCAGTTGCGCGCGGCCGTATGCGAGGTTGGGCGCCGGCTTTGGCAGCGAGGTTTGATCGGCGCGTGTGAAGGCAACCTCAGCGTCCGGCTGAGTCCCCAGCGCCTCCTCTGCACGCCCCGCGGGACCAGCAAGGGGCACCTGAAACCCGACGACCTCTGCGTGATCGACCTAAAGGGGCAGCCCGTGGGCGACAGCCCCGCGCCCAGCAGCGAGATCAAGCTGCACCTGGTCGCCTATGCCGTGCGTCCGGACTGCCAGGCCGTGGTCCACGCCCATCCCCCCGTCGCGACCGCCTTCACGCTTGCCGGTGAGACCATCCCGGACAACCTCCTCCCCGAAGCGGGCTACGTTCTGGGCAGCGTGGCTGACGTGCCCTTCGCCTTCCCCGGCACGGAGGAGGTGCCAGAGGCGATCCGCCCATACCTTGAAGACCACAAGACCTTTCTCTTGAGCCACCACGGGGCGGTCGTCCTTGGCCGGGACATCTACGACGCCTACGACCGCATGGAGACGCTTGAGCGCATCGCGACCGTGATCAAGCACGCGCGAGAACTGGGCGCGACACGCCCCATGCCTGAGGCCGCCTTCGACCGGCTGCTGGAAGTCGCCCTGAGCGGGAGGCTGGATTGA